Proteins encoded together in one Streptomyces umbrinus window:
- a CDS encoding RNA-guided endonuclease InsQ/TnpB family protein → MSGRGLETRQFGHRARLALNPAEVLKADDQAHAARTMWNLLHAWWQMIPKEKQTLANADAAIRQARQDIDFLAVLPAQAAQAVLKTYFQAWRNCWDARADAPNFKGRFRCAMAVDVPQGRDLNIRRVHRRWGMVNLPKIGRVRFRWTKDLPVGKGATRENRITGARLVKDALGWHIAFRVQTLEPQPEPHQGPPVGIDVGITVPLALSDGGTYEHGEWLTRQEQARLLDLEQRAAGRKKHRKPGERTSRRLHHTYDQIAGLRAKAKRRASDWQHKTTTRIADTYGVVVVEALTITNMVKSPRGTVEQPGRNVAQKSGLNRSISGEAWGRTVTMLTYKLARRGGTLAKAPAPNTSRCCSACGFTTPGSRETQALFVCKNPDCGWSGNADHNAARNILHLYRTGHALVPAAGRAVVRRARRAKPATAR, encoded by the coding sequence GTGAGTGGTCGCGGCCTGGAGACACGGCAGTTCGGGCACCGCGCCCGGCTGGCGCTGAATCCTGCCGAAGTCCTCAAGGCCGATGACCAGGCGCACGCGGCTCGCACCATGTGGAATCTCCTGCACGCCTGGTGGCAGATGATACCGAAGGAGAAGCAGACACTCGCGAACGCGGACGCCGCGATCCGCCAGGCCCGCCAGGACATCGATTTCCTCGCTGTCCTTCCCGCGCAGGCCGCGCAAGCGGTGCTGAAGACGTATTTCCAGGCGTGGCGGAACTGCTGGGACGCCCGTGCGGATGCGCCGAACTTCAAGGGTCGGTTCCGTTGCGCCATGGCTGTGGACGTGCCGCAGGGCCGGGACTTGAATATCAGGCGGGTCCACCGCAGGTGGGGGATGGTCAACCTGCCGAAGATCGGCCGTGTCCGTTTCCGCTGGACCAAAGACCTGCCCGTCGGCAAGGGCGCCACTAGGGAGAACCGGATCACCGGCGCACGTCTGGTCAAAGACGCGCTCGGCTGGCACATCGCCTTCCGAGTCCAGACCCTCGAACCGCAGCCGGAACCTCACCAGGGGCCGCCAGTCGGCATCGATGTCGGTATCACCGTGCCCCTCGCCCTCTCCGACGGCGGGACGTACGAGCACGGCGAATGGCTGACCCGGCAGGAGCAGGCCAGGCTCCTGGATCTGGAGCAGCGCGCCGCCGGCCGTAAGAAGCACCGCAAGCCTGGCGAACGCACCTCCCGCCGGCTGCACCACACCTACGACCAGATCGCAGGACTGCGCGCGAAAGCCAAGCGCCGGGCCTCGGACTGGCAGCACAAGACCACCACCAGGATCGCCGACACGTATGGCGTTGTGGTGGTGGAAGCACTCACGATCACGAACATGGTCAAGTCCCCCAGGGGAACCGTGGAGCAACCTGGCAGGAACGTCGCCCAGAAGTCCGGGCTGAACCGCTCGATCAGCGGGGAGGCATGGGGGCGCACGGTCACCATGCTGACGTACAAGCTCGCCCGACGCGGCGGCACGCTGGCCAAGGCCCCCGCCCCGAACACCTCCCGATGCTGTTCCGCCTGCGGTTTCACAACACCCGGCAGCCGGGAGACCCAGGCCCTGTTCGTGTGCAAGAACCCCGACTGCGGGTGGTCCGGCAACGCCGACCACAACGCAGCCCGGAACATCCTGCACCTGTACCGGACGGGCCACGCGCTCGTCCCGGCTGCCGGGAGGGCAGTCGTCAGGCGCGCTCGCCGTGCCAAGCCCGCCACCGCAAGGTAG
- a CDS encoding phosphotransferase enzyme family protein gives MQASEVSRATAAARSIASSLDLTVDDAIVLHNSNKLTLRLLPCDVLARVAPVEQQVAQFEVDVAQRLGESGCPVAALEPRVEPRVHERDGFVVTLWTYYEPVAPHEVSPADFAHALEQLHAGMRKLDVPAPHFMDRVEQAQQFLANHERTPELADADRELLGDTLQSLGRAIGERGGAEQLLHGEPHPGNLLTTENGPLFIDFETCCRGPVEFDLAHAPEEVSEHYPGVDQDLLRECRILVLAIITTWRWDRDDQLPNGRRLGAEWLSQIRAARDRNDLDIHG, from the coding sequence ATGCAGGCGTCAGAGGTCTCGCGTGCCACGGCCGCGGCCAGGTCGATCGCCTCATCGCTTGACCTGACCGTCGACGACGCGATCGTTCTTCATAACTCCAACAAACTCACTCTGCGTCTGCTGCCTTGTGATGTCCTGGCCCGAGTGGCACCTGTAGAGCAACAGGTCGCGCAGTTCGAGGTCGATGTCGCTCAGCGGCTCGGTGAATCCGGATGCCCGGTGGCCGCCCTTGAGCCGCGAGTGGAGCCACGCGTCCATGAGCGCGATGGCTTCGTGGTCACACTGTGGACCTACTACGAACCCGTGGCGCCCCATGAGGTCTCTCCAGCGGACTTCGCCCATGCGCTCGAGCAGCTGCATGCCGGCATGCGCAAGCTCGATGTCCCGGCACCGCACTTCATGGATCGAGTCGAGCAGGCTCAACAGTTCCTGGCGAACCACGAGCGCACTCCGGAACTCGCAGACGCGGACCGGGAGTTGCTCGGCGACACGCTACAAAGCCTTGGGCGAGCGATCGGCGAGCGCGGCGGCGCCGAGCAACTGCTGCACGGCGAGCCGCACCCGGGCAACCTGCTCACCACGGAGAACGGGCCGCTGTTCATCGACTTTGAGACGTGTTGTCGTGGGCCCGTCGAATTCGACCTCGCCCATGCGCCCGAAGAAGTCAGCGAGCACTATCCGGGTGTCGACCAGGACTTGCTGCGCGAGTGCCGGATCCTCGTACTGGCCATCATCACAACGTGGCGCTGGGACCGAGACGACCAACTCCCGAACGGGCGTCGGCTCGGCGCAGAGTGGCTCAGTCAGATCCGAGCAGCACGCGATCGCAACGACCTGGACATTCACGGCTGA
- the tnpA gene encoding IS200/IS605 family transposase, with protein sequence MSPRWNPNPDVRNGRHVVHDLHVHLVFVSKYRRHAFTEAMLTRTEEVMREVCTDFEAELKQFNGKQDHVHLLVHYPPKVQLSKRVNSLKGVSSRRLHHEYDAHVRRYLWGGHFWSGSYFAGSFGGTPLTVVKRYIENQQRPAD encoded by the coding sequence ATGTCACCACGATGGAATCCGAACCCTGATGTACGCAACGGCCGACACGTCGTCCACGACCTGCATGTCCACTTGGTTTTTGTCAGTAAATACCGGCGGCACGCGTTCACCGAGGCCATGCTGACCCGCACGGAGGAGGTCATGCGCGAGGTCTGCACGGACTTCGAGGCCGAACTGAAGCAGTTCAACGGCAAACAGGACCACGTCCACCTCCTCGTGCACTACCCGCCGAAGGTGCAACTCTCCAAACGGGTCAACAGTCTCAAGGGCGTCTCCTCCCGACGCCTACACCACGAGTACGACGCGCACGTGCGCCGCTATCTGTGGGGCGGCCACTTCTGGTCCGGCTCCTACTTCGCCGGGTCCTTCGGCGGGACACCGCTGACCGTCGTCAAGCGGTACATCGAGAACCAGCAACGCCCCGCCGACTGA
- a CDS encoding GNAT family N-acetyltransferase: MTSVAQPPSSSSELTVIQVTVSDPRVRPLLRELGDEYSTRYGKDAHAELARYPDEEFTRQHGGVLLLVLERDEPVAGGAFRRYDATTAELKRIWTHSAHRRRGLARRVVAELEHEASARGYRRIYLTTGPRQPEARGLYLATGYTPLFDTSADPETIGPLPFEKHLPAEART, translated from the coding sequence ATGACATCGGTGGCGCAACCACCGTCGTCCTCAAGCGAGTTGACGGTGATTCAAGTGACCGTGTCCGACCCGCGGGTGAGACCGCTGCTGCGCGAACTCGGCGACGAGTACTCGACGCGATACGGCAAGGACGCGCACGCTGAACTCGCCCGCTATCCCGACGAGGAGTTCACCCGGCAGCACGGCGGGGTGCTGCTCCTGGTCCTGGAGCGCGATGAGCCGGTCGCGGGCGGCGCCTTCCGCCGGTACGACGCAACCACGGCGGAACTCAAACGGATCTGGACGCACAGCGCCCACCGCAGACGCGGCCTCGCGCGACGCGTCGTCGCCGAACTGGAGCACGAGGCGAGCGCACGCGGCTACCGGCGGATCTACCTGACCACCGGGCCGCGTCAGCCCGAGGCCCGCGGCCTGTACCTGGCCACCGGCTACACCCCGCTGTTCGACACGTCCGCCGACCCGGAAACCATCGGCCCGCTGCCCTTCGAGAAGCACCTGCCGGCCGAAGCGCGCACTTGA